The genomic segment AATGAACTCTCTCAAGCGTGAAATTCACACCGTGAATCTCATCTGCACATTGTCCCGGTTCTTCAAATCGCGTCCCATCGCCGTCACACCAACCGTCACACCGTTCAAAACGATCTTCAAGAGCCTGATCAATGATTCTGTTAACATTCGCTCGATCTCAGTCGGGGTCGATGATGCGCTTAAGAGAATGTCGTTTGACGACTTGAATGAAGATGACCTCAAAGATTTGTACCTTACCGATGTCGAATTCGTGAAGGAGTGGTTGCCTAGGGTTTGTGATGACCTGGAGATGTTGTCAATTTCTGATTTCTGGCTTCAATCTTGCTGGAGGAAGTCAGATGTTTTGGCGCTCGTTTCTTCAAACTGTAAGTTTCGGATTCGTTTGCAATACGTTTTCATTAGGAACCAATCTTAGATTCTTaagcaaagatgatgatgatgatgatgatgatgatgatgtatgaTATAACGGCTTGTTAAAGGAACGAGTAAATGCAGTTGTAATGGATGTGTATCTTGAAGTCTATTTCTATATTGCAGGTAGTAAGTTAGTGAAACTAGAGGTGAAGAGTGCATGGCTCTCAGTTGTTGGAATGACTCAGATGCCTAATCTAAGACATTTGACACTCGAGTTCATCAGACTCGATGATGAGAATCTTGAGAAGGTCAATGAGTGTTTCCCTTTTCTTCATGTGTTAAATTTGATTGGTGTTGGAGGGTTGAATGAACCGAGAATACGTTTACTGCACCTAAAGAGTTGTCATTGGACTGTGTCGAATGCTCCACGGTCCATGGCTATAGTGGCGCCAAACCTCCTTGAACTCGAGCTAAGATGCAGCAAGCCTAAATCTTTTCTCCTTGAAACGCCCAAGTTGGTGAAATTCACTTTTTCTGTTGAGGACGCTAAAGGTTTTTGTTTCGGGGAGTTTCGAGATCTGAATTCTTTAGAGCTCAAATCTCCTGACATATACAGGCTAATCAGAAACACTCATTTTGGCAACAAGATCAGAATGCTTGCAGTGGATTTAGTCAAGTCTATAGAACAATCTGAAAGGCAAAAACTTGGACTGGGAATACTCCTCAAAGCATTCCCTGGCGTCGTTTCTCTTAGTTTGAGTCCCAAGACTTGGTCAGATTTCGAAACCCATTTCCAAAGCAAAGGCCCAGTACATATGAAGGGAGCGAATAGCTTGAAGCTAATAACAGCACGTGTTCAGTCGTCAAATCATACGGATGTTCATCAAACAGTTTCTTTCATCAGGTCTATGCTTAATAATTACAGAGGCTTGACAGATATGAGACTGATGATTCACCAGGACAAAGACCCTAGAGTAAGAACCAATCTGATCTCAGCGTGTATGATGAGTAACCCGAGAGTGAGATGGAAATGGGGAATATGGGCTGAAGGAGGTGAAGATATATGGCTCTCTGATAGCGCCTAAGATATAGGATTCCAAGTCTGAAACTTGAGTTCTTCTGTATATACTtgtgatgatgacgatgatggtAACGAAGAATTTGATTTGATGTGTAGAAGTTTTCCATTTGATAGCGCCTAAGATATGAGACTGAAGATATGTGGCTCTCTGATAGCGCCTAGGATATAGGATTCAAGTCTGAAACTTGAGTTCTTCTGTATATACTtctgatgatgacgatgatggtAACAAAGAATTTGATTTGATGTGTGAAAGTTTTCCATTTGTTGTGNTAAGATGCAGCAAGCCTAAATCTTTTCTCCTTGAAACGCCCAAGTTGGTGAAATTCACTTTTTCTGTTGAGGACGCTAAAGGTTTTTGTTTCGGGGAGTTTCGAGATCTGAATTCTTTAGAGCTCAAATCTCCTGACATATACAGGCTAATCAGAAACACTCATTTTGGCAACAAGATCAGAATGCTTGCAGTGGATTTAGTCAAGTCTATAGAACAATCTGAAAGGCAAAAACTTGGACTGGGAATACTCCTCAAAGCATTCCCTGGCGTCGTTTCTCTTAGTTTGAGTCCCAAGACTTGGTCAGATTTCGAAACCCATTTCCAAAGCAAAGGCCCAGTACATATGAAGGGAGCGAATAGCTTGAAGCTAATAACAGCACGTGTTCAGTCGTCAAATCATACGGATGTTCATCAAACAGTTTCTTTCATCAGGTCTATGCTTAATAATTACAGAGGCTTGACAGATATGAGACTGATGATTCACCAGGACAAAGACCCTAGAGTAAGAACCAATCTGATCTCAGCGTGTATGATGAGTAACCCGAGAGTGAGATGGAAATGGGGAATATGGGCTGAAGGAGGTGAAGATATATGGCTCTCTGATAGCGCCTAAGATATAGGATTCCAAGTCTGAAACTTGAGTTCTTCTGTATATACTtgtgatgatgacgatgatggtAACGAAGAATTTGATTTGATGTGTAGAAGTTTTCCATTTGATAGCGCCTAAGATATGAGACTGAAGATATGTGGCTCTCTGATAGCGCCTAGGATATAGGATTCAAGTCTGAAACTTGAGTTCTTCTGTATATACTtctgatgatgacgatgatggtAACAAAGAATTTGATTTGATGTGTGAAAGTTTTCCATTTGTTGTGCTAAAACTGCAATATAGAGTTTGTATACAAATATAGAGTTCGTAACCATGTAAGATCTATATTCTATAGCTTCAAcgtataaaaacatattttttggaTTTGCTTCTCTGGTGAGAGAATTGTGTTTGTTGataatttgtatttgtttagtttaagTCTAACGGATGCAAAGATGTTCCGAGAATCGACCTACTAAAGAGCAAAAGGGTGAGGAGACAAAGTCTATTggcacaaaaataaaatattaaaaggggcgttccgagaatcgaactcgggacctctcgcacccaaagcgagaatcataccactagaccaaacgcCCATTTGATGAATTGGCTCGTTTAACTATTTATTACCTATAGTTAGTGCCTCGTAGAactaaattagggttttgtagagagtgtatatatagtttactcATCGTCATAAGGTTAACTCCGGCACGAGTTTCGTTCTCTTCTCTATTCCGCCGTCATCTAGGTCTGCGAATATCAAGGTGAGCTTGGATCATCCCTTTGCTAAGCATTAGGTCGTTCTTCGTTCTGTTTAATCCCTTGATTGATCGtttcatatattttgtgttaataGACATTTTCGTTTTGAATAATTAGTGAAGGAGCTCGAAATGGCAACAGTTCCAGGACAGCTGGTCTGGGAGATCGTAAAGAGGAACAACTGTTTCTTGGTGAAGCAGTTCGGCAGAGGTAACGCTAAGGTTCAGTTCAGCAAAGAGAGAAACAACCTCGTCAACCTCAACTCTTACAAGCACTCTGGTATTGATTCAACTCTTGTTCACTCTAGACTTATGTCAAGTTTTATTCTGAATCTGTGTGGTAGAATGTTGCTTATATGAACACATTACACAAGTCATTGCATATGTTAAGTCTCTCGAAATGTAATTAGTGAATTCTTGAATTGGTTGAGTTTGCTagattgaaattgaaatctGTAGAGTTTTGTAAAGTTTGTATCTTTTCGTTGGATATTTGCTTGTTTATTGATGTTATGTGATTGAATTTGTATAAGAATCTGTagactttattttaatttgtagtcTTTTTGATATGATTACAGGTTTGGCAAACAAGAAGACAGTGACCATTCAGGCAGCTGACAAGGACCAAGGTGTGGTACTCGGAACCACCAAGACCAAGAGACAAAACAAGCCTAAGCTCTCTGTTAACAAGTCTGTCCTCAAGAAGGAGTTCCCGAGGATGACCAAAGCTGTTGTCAACCAGGTATTTACTCACTTTCTTTTTAAGTGAATGTAGAGGGTCTGCTGTATTTGATTCTATACTTGTTGGGGTATTTGGAAATTGAGGATTGGTAATGGTTCATAGGTTTGATGAGCGGTGATGAGAAAGCTAACACGTAAGGAGAGATACTCCTTTGTGGGGTATTTCTTCAATGAAATACATTTGTTACGCTTGGCTTCTGAGCTAAAACTTCTTAGCTATTTCTTTCAATTTAgtgttttaatttggtttttcttgACAAGTTTTATCTGTGATGAGAAAGCTAACACGTAAGAAGAGGTACTCCTTTGTGGGGTGTTTCTTCAATGAAATACATTTGTTACGCTTGGCTTCTGAGCTAAAACTTCTTTAGTTAATGTTTTTAATCTAGTGTTTTCgtcttgccttttttttttgtgacaaatatTATCTGTGATGAGAAAGCTAACACGTAAGAAGAGGTACTCCTTTGTGGGGTATTTCTTCTATGAAATATAATTGTTACGCTTGGCTTCtgagataaatctttttttttctgtgcaCTATCTCaaattgtttgtgtttatgtttttgatgTGCTAATCATTTTATTGTCTACTCTATACAGGTGGTGGACAACTACTACAGGCCTGATTTGAAGAAGGCAGCACTTGCTCGGCTCAGCGTTATCAGCAAAGGTCTTAGAGTCGCCAAATCTGGTCCCAAGAGGAGAAACAGACAAGCTTGAAGAATTCACCACTATTTCACCTTCTATAAAAGCTTGTTGTAAGCCATTGAGAGTTTCAGACAGCAGCTTGTAGGTTAAGATTTTTCCTGAACAGTTGAGAGTTTTGCTTAAACCACCATCCCTTGTCATCTTTTGTTTCACTTAATGAAGTTCAAAAGTATTCTTAATATGATCATGTTTAAACTAATTCTGAATTACTATCATTTGCTGCTGCCTTTCAGTTACATGTACTGCAATGTTTAAACCAAGCCATGTAGTAGTAACTGGCAAGTCTGTCGTCATCTGATCATAACTATGTCAATGTGCACCCCAATTTGACATGGTGTATATGATTATACGTCTAGCTATAGAAAATGTTATCTAAGAAAAAACATACAACATATAGAAAGTGTTGAAACTTGTAGCTTCTGATTTCTGAAACAGATGTAAATCTAAAGGGATTATGTATAAATGTAAGATGTTAAATCTTGTGGACTCTGAAACCAGATTCCTCGGATGTCATATTCTCCTTCCAGCTCTCGAACTCAGATCCACCAAACACAAGTTTCTTTATCCCGATATAACTGGACATAAACATACATTATTCCTACGTTAGCGCTTCCACAATTTTGAACCggttaaaaacatttttagccaacagacagagagagagaactggACTCACTCTGAGCTAATTTGCGTCAATGCATTTATCAGAACATCAAGAATCAACGGCTCCGATGTCCCAATATCAAGCCTGTGAAAACCATTATTCACGTTAGAGAAGAAAATCTGCAAAAGCAACAAACGTTTGACAATCCAAAGCCACAGGACTTGAAGAAAAAACGTTTTAGGATAATAAGAGTTATCACCATATGCGAGCAACGTTGTCTTGGACCTCAAGATCCCCGATGTTATAAAATGTGGTAGGCTCTACATTAGCTCCAAGGATAGCATCATAGTTTGGCCTCTTATCCAGTGGTGCTTGTGATAACTGCATCATAAGGGCAAAAGAGAAATCAGCTTCATATGCTTATATAGTGTGAGCTGAGTAGATAAATGTTTGTGACTTCCTCAATAAGAGACGTACTTGCATATTCATGGAGTTGTATCCACCAAGTCGTCCAAGGATATGCCAGGAACGGATTGTCTACAAAATTACAGCCATCAATACAAAATCAACACAAGAGATTTGTTCAGGCTTTCCCAATATTCTCAGAATAGTGGTAAATGCTAAGATGTAGTTTGAGGGGATTACATCAGTGATCAAGGCAATGTCTTTATCCAGTGGTGCATTGTAAAACTCCATCCACATGTATGAGTTGGAATACTCAAATCTTACAAAGCAACAAAAACCAAGAGAGTTAACAGACATCAATAGAACACCAAAAATACAATGACATAGAAGATCAGGGCAGTGATATCAAAAACTATTAACCTACCAGATCAATCAAATGGGCAAGCAAGAGAATCACATATAAGCACTTTCAACTTCAAAGCAACGAAATGAATAAAACAATCTGAGGCCACTCACTTGTTAAACGACACCTGCATCGAAGTTGCAGAACCAGTCTTAGTGTGAATAATtttgttcctcttcttcctcaatctctcTTCCATCTACAAAAAGAGTTCACTGATGATACTAAACCCACTTCAAAATCAAAGGCTACTCTAAGTTTAAGCTCAACAAGCTTCTCAATTTAAGATCCATATAtatcaaagatcaaaactttgttACCTTTTTTTGAGCTTTATCTGGATTATCTAAACAATCTCCGAGAATATCAGCGAATTCAGGGTCTTTATCGTAAtttatatcttctttcttcgCTCCGTAAACGCCTCTCTTCCTCGCCGTGAACtcatcctctccttcttcttcttcttcatcttcttcaaattctATCACATCTTCTTCCATTTCTCGATCCAGACCATTTACTCGTAACTTCCCACTCTTCCTAGACAAGTTCGCACGTATTCCCTGGACCTTCGGTGCCGGAATCGTGCCGGTGGCCCGAAACGGCGGCAAATTGTATAAGCATAGATTCGAGTGGTTGTTGTTCTTCGCCATGGAAGGCTGAATAAGGTGAAGAGAGCATTGaaatcttaacattttttaatcttcttcactTCGTCTCTGAGTTTCTGCAAGTAGCTTTTGAGAGCTAACACGGgttttggagaagatgaagtgAAGGGGTTTATCGTAGTTTACGGTGAACGTCAGCGTACAGGAATATTAAAGCTGATGTTGCAAAATCAGATTACTGTCTATGGATATTAATACAAAGCCCACTGGGCCTAAAATTGATCCGTAGGACAGTTCCAGACGAAAGCttacaaattagggttttatagggtttgatttttttcctttctctctctgttgTTCACTGTCCATCTCCGTTCTTGTCACGGCGCGAAAGGTAGGTACTACTGAGATTGATTGTTGATTTCTCGTGTTGAGTTTGTGCTGTTTATAATAAGAAATGCTGAGACATAttgatttatagatatgaaatGTGTTGGAGTGATTTAGCTTTACACGAATTTGCAGGGGCTTAGCTGAAGTGAGGAGTGACAGAGTATAATGGAGAAAGGTGGTAAAGGGAGAAAGGAGGAGGTGGTTACAAGGGAGTACACTATCAATCTTCACAGGCGTCTCCATAGCTGGTAATAACATTCACAATCTTAGATTTTTTATGtgaagttttcatttttgtgtgtgtttttggtgAAATCATGAGCTTGCATTTATCCTAGTTTTTCATTATTTAGATTGGAATGCTGCTTATGTATTGTGATTTTAGTGTGTCTTTATTGAATTGCTGATTTGGAGTAGCTCAATTCCATATATGTAGGACTGTCTGAAGAATCATTGCATCATTGGACTTCTAAATTTAGTTATATGGTCAATTCAATATGTAGAAGTAGAACTCTATGTATACATAATGTATACGttcatctctgtttctgtgGTTAATTACTAAAGCAATGAATGATAGGGTTACTAGCTTCTTCTGATTGGTACGTACAAGTTACAAATGATGTGTCGTGGGTTTATATGAACAGCACTTTCAAGAAGAAGGCACCCAATGCCATTAAGGAGATCAGGAAGTTCTCAGAGAAAGCCATGGGAACAAAAGATGTAAGAGTTGATGTGAAGCTTAACAAGCAGATATGGAGCAAAGGAATCAGAGGTCCACCGAGGAGAATCAGAGTGCGTGTTGCCCGCAAGAGGAACGATGATGAAGATGCGAAGGAAGAGTTTTTCTCACTCGTCACTGTGGCTGAGATCCCAGCTGAAGGTTTGTCTGGTTTGGGAACCAAAGTCATCGAAGAAGACGAATGAAATTGCTTATCTTACTATTGCAGCTTCTTGTTTCATCCCTTACTACACATGAAGGACAAGATATTTTATCATTCAAGTTATATAGTTactttttaatagatttttcaTGGCTTGACTTTTTTCTTACCTTAGTCCTGTTAAAATAAATCTATGAACTTATTCCATTTGGCGAccaaaccaacaaacaaaaaaccaaaggacaatatattttaatcatacaaaaaaaaaagactacaaGCTTCAATATGGGAGATGGAGATAGCCAAGTAAACttgagaaaacgaagaagatggCAAAGCTACTGGAGATGATATTTTACCCCAAAAGCAACGGTTGCgaacaaaacagagaacaaaataaattttcaaatcgcAGCCCTTTGAAAACTTTGTTGTGTCGACAACGGTTGTCACACCTTTCGCAAAATGGCCGAGACAAAGTATTGTTGCGAAGAATATGAATGACCAGACCTCCCACCTATCCTTCACGATTTGACCAGGTTTCATGTACATGTCTTTCCcaagtaaacaatcaacatGAAGAGTGTTGCAGCAGTCATCACACGAATAGAACCCTTTTGTTGTTGAATCTGCTATTTTTCTTTCGCATACATCACACCACTCTGAATGATCCTTTGCCGCTTCTGATTCGTAAAATGTGAGGGAATGTGTATCATGCTTATACATTGCCTTGTATGGTAAGGTAGCACACTTGAAACATATAGTATAATCGCATTCGATGCAATTTAGTTTTCTACAATAAGAAAGTTTATCATTACTTTGTTGGCAGATTTGACAGACTGCcgcgtcttcttcttttggctttAAAGCTAGGAACAAGGGATGCTCATGACCTTCATATTCAAATGGTTCAGAAACCAAGGCACATCGTACGTCTAGTCTAAATTTCTTTTCTATGAATTCCTCATAGACGAAACCACAACTTCCGGTAAATCTGTAAAAACGAGAAGTTAAAATTGGacttactatttttattttatgggCTTTCTAAATGATAATATTTAGGCCCATTGATAAATCAGGAATGGGCCGTATCCGTACAGAATCGTCTTCCTCGGTTAAATATATCACTcaagagaaaaccctaatcgccgCCCACCTTAAagccggagagagagagacagagctCCAGTTCCGTCGTCAGAAGAATCATGGGTAAGAAAGACTTACTCTTGAACTGTTTTTGTATTCCATTTTCTGTGGGATTGATGTTTAAttgatgtttttgtgtttggaaTTGATGGATTGATTAGGTAAGGTACACGGTTCGTTGGCTCGTGCCGGTAAGGTGAGAGGTCAGACCCCGAAAGTGGCTAAacaggataagaagaagaagccacgtGGTCGTGCTCACAAAAGGTTGCAACACAATCGCCGTTTCGTCACCGCcggtaatattattttttccgtTTTCACTGTCTTAGAATCTGTAATCTGGGTTGTTaagttagttagttagttagttagttagttgAGCTTGTTTCCCTCTGTATTGATTAATCAAAGTTACTAGTTCTTATGGTGTCTACTATAACACTTGTGTATGTTGTTCAGTGTTCTTATGGTTTTGAGAATTGAATTAGCTCTTGAGATATGCTTAGTGATTCTTGAAACATTTCCATAAGAGTATCAATCTGTAATGTGTGTATGTTTGTATACGTTTTTAGAGATTCTTTCTTAATGAGAGAATTTGGAATTTGAtttcctcttttattttcatcttaTGCAGTTGTTGGATTTGGCAAGAAGAGAGGACCCAACTCTTCTGAGAAGTAGATGATGATCGATCACTGGATGAAGCTCGAGaagttttgcatttttcttttgttttgctgtCTCGTTTaatgacttgttttttttggtgatggATCATTGGTTAGTCGAGTTCTGCAATATCTATAGACAATGTAATTTTCTCATTTCATTTCTCAATCAAATCAGACTTTTGACCTTGTTTTCTTCAACTGATGTTCATTACATTTGCAACCTGATATTGCAATTCTATAATCACTGTTTACTCCCGAGCTAAGTACATACTCCTAAAGTGATACTTTGGAGTTAGAATGTACTGCAGAGTGCTTATGTTTCAAGTAATTTACGCTTTTTAACGGTCTGTAATATTGTAACAAAGCATAATATGAAAAGATTCACTACACTGTAAAAATCTGTACAAATAAAAGTTTATGGAATGAAAAAAGGATACAAGgctaaaaaatttcttttagcAATTGATGTTACAATGAAAAATGTTCAAACAAGAAACACTATTACACTCTGTACATAAAAGACCACCATCATGGTTTTTTTTCACTTCCAGACCTTAATGGCTCCATCTCTGCTGCTTGATATCAACAGTCTCTGGTTCAGTTTTACAGATGCCAGAGACTGAACTGAGTCACGGTGACAACCCGCTGTGTCTGTCGCAGCAGCCGCAAGTACCGCCTTTGCCGTCAGCTTGGTTGCCAGAGGCCGCCTCTTTGTCTCCtgcaagaagaaaaacaaaacacaagctcATCATAAAAGATCGTTAAAGGCTAACCTTATACAACGGCAAGATATCGTTATGCGAAGATCAAAAATATATCTGATCAACAGACCTGAACAAATTGCACGCCGGAGTTGGTTTTAAGTTCATAGAAATCATCATTTCCGACTCCTTTCAAATTCGGACCGCATA from the Camelina sativa cultivar DH55 chromosome 12, Cs, whole genome shotgun sequence genome contains:
- the LOC104730390 gene encoding F-box/LRR-repeat protein At4g29420-like, which gives rise to MDELPPELLVNILNRLNDSESIARCRVASKTMNSLKREIHTVNLICTLSRFFKSRPIAVTPTVTPFKTIFKSLINDSVNIRSISVGVDDALKRMSFDDLNEDDLKDLYLTDVEFVKEWLPRVCDDLEMLSISDFWLQSCWRKSDVLALVSSNCSKLVKLEVKSAWLSVVGMTQMPNLRHLTLEFIRLDDENLEKVNECFPFLHVLNLIGVGGLNEPRIRLLHLKSCHWTVSNAPRSMAIVAPNLLELELRCSKPKSFLLETPKLVKFTFSVEDAKGFCFGEFRDLNSLELKSPDIYRLIRNTHFGNKIRMLAVDLVKSIEQSERQKLGLGILLKAFPGVVSLSLSPKTWSDFETHFQSKGPVHMKGANSLKLITARVQSSNHTDVHQTVSFIRSMLNNYRGLTDMRLMIHQDKDPRVRTNLISACMMSNPRVRWKWGIWAEGGEDIWLSDSA
- the LOC109127904 gene encoding F-box/LRR-repeat protein At4g29420-like translates to MCESFPFVVXRCSKPKSFLLETPKLVKFTFSVEDAKGFCFGEFRDLNSLELKSPDIYRLIRNTHFGNKIRMLAVDLVKSIEQSERQKLGLGILLKAFPGVVSLSLSPKTWSDFETHFQSKGPVHMKGANSLKLITARVQSSNHTDVHQTVSFIRSMLNNYRGLTDMRLMIHQDKDPRVRTNLISACMMSNPRVRWKWGIWAEGGEDIWLSDSA
- the LOC104730391 gene encoding 60S ribosomal protein L28-2, encoding MATVPGQLVWEIVKRNNCFLVKQFGRGNAKVQFSKERNNLVNLNSYKHSGLANKKTVTIQAADKDQGVVLGTTKTKRQNKPKLSVNKSVLKKEFPRMTKAVVNQVVDNYYRPDLKKAALARLSVISKGLRVAKSGPKRRNRQA
- the LOC104730393 gene encoding uncharacterized protein LOC104730393; translation: MLRFQCSLHLIQPSMAKNNNHSNLCLYNLPPFRATGTIPAPKVQGIRANLSRKSGKLRVNGLDREMEEDVIEFEEDEEEEEGEDEFTARKRGVYGAKKEDINYDKDPEFADILGDCLDNPDKAQKKMEERLRKKRNKIIHTKTGSATSMQVSFNKFEYSNSYMWMEFYNAPLDKDIALITDTIRSWHILGRLGGYNSMNMQLSQAPLDKRPNYDAILGANVEPTTFYNIGDLEVQDNVARIWLDIGTSEPLILDVLINALTQISSDYIGIKKLVFGGSEFESWKENMTSEESGFRVHKI
- the LOC104730394 gene encoding 60S ribosomal protein L31-1, with the protein product MEKGGKGRKEEVVTREYTINLHRRLHSCTFKKKAPNAIKEIRKFSEKAMGTKDVRVDVKLNKQIWSKGIRGPPRRIRVRVARKRNDDEDAKEEFFSLVTVAEIPAEGLSGLGTKVIEEDE
- the LOC104730395 gene encoding 40S ribosomal protein S30 is translated as MGKVHGSLARAGKVRGQTPKVAKQDKKKKPRGRAHKRLQHNRRFVTAVVGFGKKRGPNSSEK